Within the Acidihalobacter prosperus genome, the region GCATCCAGAAGGTCGAAAAGGCGCGGCGAAATCAGCGCCGGAATCCGCAGCTGAGAGAGCCTGTCGACAACGATCCGCTGCATATCCTCGAATTCGCTGCGTTGCACTTCTTGCAGCAGCCAGGCACCGTCCTTGTAGCTTGCGCTGGCCGCGTGCAAGGCCAGACGCATCTGGCCCACCGGTGAAATCGTGTAGATGCTGACACCTTCCAGGCGACGTCCCGGTAACGCATGGTCGATATGGATATAACGGTCGCCATCGCGCGCCCAGATATTGCTGCCTTCACGCACGACCTGCTGCCCGCTCTCTGCTGAAACCTTCAGGTCCTGCCCAGTGCGGGCGGCATCGGGAGCGACCCACTCTCCGAAAGGCAAGGCCACGACAATCATGAGCAATCCAGCCATCAGCGCGGAGCGAACAACGCCGGCAACCGAGACGCCCAATGCTCGAATGGCGATCAATTCGCTATGTGCCGCGAGGTTGCCGAGGCTTAATAAACTGCCGATGAGGACTGCGGTCGGGAACAGGGTGTACATGCGTTGCGGCTCGGTGTAGAGCGTGAACAACATGGCCTGAGCAAGGCCATAATGGCCACGTCCGACACTGTCGATTTCGGCAAGAAAAGCGAATACCCAATCAAGCAACGTGAGCAGCAGCAGGGCGACCAGACTGCCCCCGATCACCGTGCGCATGAGATAGGCGTTGATCCGCTTCAAGACAGCCGCCTCGATGCAAAAGGCAGCCGCCAGCCTGCCTGGCGCCACCAGAGCAGAGCCGCCAACAAGAGCATCAGCAAATGAGGCCACCACATGCCGATCGAGATCGGCACGATGCCCTTTTCCATCCAGGATTTCGCGATCAGGATCAAATTGGCATAAACAACATAGAGCAGCATTCCGAACACGAGCTGGCCGTACCGCCCCTGACGTGGGCGCACGTGACTCATCGGCACCGCCAGCAGAATCAGAATCAAGGCCGACAACGGAATCGCGAGCCGCCATTCCAACTCGGCCAGGTCGGCGGCACCGCCCTGACGCCACAACGAAAGCGTGGACATGGAGATGCGGCGAGGCGCGCCATTTTCGCTTACCGCCGCCAACGGCATGGCCGCCTGATAGCGTTCGAAGCGCAAGATACGGTAATCGGCCACGCCGGCCTTGCCGTCGTAGCGCGTGCCCTGCTCCAGCTTCAGCACGCGCAGCCCCTTCCCTCGATCGATTTCGAGCATGCCGGTACGCGCGCTGAGCACGATCGGACTGCCCTCGTCCACTGCGTGCACGAAAATATCCTGCAGACGCTTTCCGCGATCGCCGAGACTCGCCACGAAGGCCACGATCCTGCCGCCGTCGAGCGCCATGAAACGCCCGGACTCGACCGCAGCGAAATCCATTCTCTGCTGCCCTTCGCGCTGTATGACGACGCTTTTCTGCGATGCCCAAGGATAGGCGACCAGCATCAGATACAAAGACATCAAGGCCATCGGCAGACCCAGCAGCATCAAGCCGCCATACAATCTTCGCGGACTCACCCCGGCTGCCTGCATCGCCGTCATCTCGCTATCGCGATACAAGCGTCCCAGCGTCAGCATGATTGCGAGAAAGAGCGCGACCGGCAGCAAAAGCATCATGGCCTTGAGGCTTTCGACGGCCACCAGCGAGGCCAGCAGTTCGACAGGCAGAGCACCGCTGGCCGACAGACCAAGCAAACGCACGAAGGTGCTGCCGACAATCACCAGTCCAAGCACGAAACCTACTGCGAGCAGGGACAAGAGGACTTCGATGGCCAGGTATCGTGCGAGAATGCGCATGCGGACACGGGAGGATTTTTAGACCGCGCAAGTTTGCCATAGAATAGCCCGGGTACCGTAACGGCATTCGAATGCCGCCCCGCCAATGGACACGGAGCCCGCCCATGGAATTCTCCCCCGCCACACTCGCCGTACAGGAAACCAAGACTCCCTGCCTCGTACTGGGCATTTTCAAGGGCAGCAGCCGCCCCAGCGGGCTGATCAAACAGATTGACGACGCCACCGGCGGCTGGCTGCAAAAGCAGCTCAAGCGCGGTGATTTCGGCGGCGCCAAGGGGCAGACTCAGTATCTGTACGACCCGCCCGGGCTGCTGGCCGAGCGCCTGCTGCTGGTCGGCTGCGGGGACAGCGCCGAATTTGGCGAGCGCGCCTATCTCGAAGCCTGCCAAACGGCGGCCAAGACGCTCAACGAGGGAGGCGCCAAACAAGCCGTGTCCTGCCTGCCCGCACTCAAGGTCGGCCGCCGCGATCTGGCCTGGAAGATACAGCAAGCCGCCTACAATACGGGGATTGCGCTATACACCTTCGACGAATTCAAAAGCAAGGCGGAAAAAACCAAGGCGCCGCTGCGTCGACTGGATCTGTGGATCGGCGCAGACGAGGATACCGCCCTGGCGGCAGCATCGATACGCGTCGGCGAGGCGCTGATTGCAGGCGTCACCCTGGCCCGAGACCTGGCGAACCGGCCAGGCAATGTCTGCACACCGACCCATCTCGCCAAGCAGGCCAAGGCGCTGAAAAAGCAACATGCCCGCATGAGTCTAGAGGTGCTGGAAGAGGCCGACATGGAAAAACTCGGCATGGGTGCGTTTCTTTCGGTATCCCGCGGCAGCGAGGAACCCGGCAAACTGATCGTGCTGCACTATCAGGGCGGTGAAAAAAATGCGCGCCCCCTGGTGCTTGTCGGAAAAGGCATCACCTTCGACACCGGCGGTATCTCTCTCAAGCCGGGCGCACAGATGGATGAAATGAAGTACGACATGGGCGGCGCCGCCAGCGTGCTGGGCACGCTGGACGCCTGCGCACGGCTGGAGCTGCCACTGAACGTCGTCGGCATCATCGCGGCCGCGGAAAACATGCCCGACGGACGCGCCAGCAAACCTGGCGACATTGTCAAAACCCTGTCCGGGCAAACGGTCGAAATCCTCAACACCGACGCAGAAGGCCGACTCGTCCTCTGCGACGCACTGAGTTATGCCGAACGCTTCGATCCGGACTCGGTCGTGGACATGGCCACCCTGACTGGGGCCTGCATCATCGCCCTCGGCCATCAGGTGAGCGCGGTACTGGGCAATCACCCGCCTCTGATCCAGGAGCTCATCCAGGCTGGACAGACGAGCTTCGACCGTGCCTGGGAGCTGCCCCTGCTCGATGAATACCAGGAACAGCTCAAGAGCAATTTCGCAGACATGGCCAACATCGGCGGACGGGCCGCCGGCACCATCACCGCCGCCAGTTTCCTCTCACGCTTCGCCAAGGCCTATCACTGGGCGCACCTGGACATCGCCGGCACTGCCTGGATCAGCGGCGACAAGAAGGGCGCCACGGGGCGCCCCGTGGGCCTGTTACTGCAGTGGCTGCTCGACCGCGCGGCCGGCGGCCGCTGATCATGGGGCCGCGATGACACGCGTGGATTTCTATCTCCTGCCCACTCACGAAGCCTCCGCCCGCCTGAGATTCGTCTGCAAGCTGGCGGGCAAGGCCGTCGCCAGCGGCAAGCGCCTGCATATCCTCGCGGCCAGCGCCGATGAGTGTCATGCGCTCGACCTAATGCTGTGGACACAAGAGGACACGAGCTTTCTGCCGCATGCATTGACGCATGCGGCGGATGCCGATTACCCGATCACGCTGGGGCACACGTCCGAATCGCTGGCGGATGGTGTCGCGCTGGTCAATCTTTCCGACGCCATGCCGGCACGCTTCACACAGTTCGAACAAGTGGCGGAAATCGTCGACGAGGACCCGGCACGCAAGGCGCGCGCGCGCGCGCATTATCGTCTATACCGGGAGCAAGGCTGCGAGTTGCAGCACCACCCACTGGGACAAGCCACGTGAGGCGACCCGATCCACGCGACATACCCACGCTGGACGATCTCGTCTTCCCCGGCGAAGCCCTCGAGGGCGGCGTTCCGGGCGCCACCGGTGCGGACAGTCCATCCGCGGGAACCGTCAGGGAACGTCTCGAACCGCATTTCCAGCATGGCACCCGCGACGCGGCCCCGCATGACCGCGGCCTCGAACCCTGGGTCCCGCAACGCGGGGAACTCGATCCGGCATCTTTCGACCTTGGCTCGCCGGACGGGCAAGAAGCCGTTCCGGCAACCCGATTGACGCCCACGCCCGAAAGCGACGATCGGCCCCCGGCATCGCCCCTCGATTCCGACGCACCGCTGTTCACGGACCCGCTCACGCCGGCGCTTCTGGAAGACCCCGACATCCCAACCGACGTCACCGGACCCTCTGCCCCGCGACTGGCGCCGATCGTACGACTGGAATCCCTGGCCGCGCTGGCCCGACAGGAACCCACGTTCGGCCCGCGCCCCGCTCCCCCGCACAGGCCCGCGCAGGACGGCGAGGCCCACAACATGGACTGGCCGGATCACGAGGATCCGTGGGCATTGCCTGCACGGCCGTCATCCCAGACGGAAGCCCCGCCGCCGCCGCGAGATGCTCCTGAGGCGTACGTTACGCCTGCGGCGGATGGCGAAGAGTCATCTCCCGCCCACGAACTCGCGCCGACGGATGCCGCGCTCACGGCACTCAGATCGATCGGCATCGCCAGCGATTCCAAAGACGACATTCACCGGCAGGACACGGACACGCCCGAAGCCCGTATCGAAGCCGCGATCGAACGCGCGCTCGCAGCCGAGATACCCACGCTGACACAACGCGTCGTCGAAGCCGTACTCGAGGAATTGCGTCGGCCACGGCACTGATCGGCCCCGCCACGCTCGGCAGCCCGCGCCAGCGCCGTTATAATCCCCCGCTTCGCAACGCCCACCGGACACCGCCTCATGGATAAGAGTTACGACCCGCACGCGATCGAACAACGCTGGTATGCGCACTGGGAGGCGCAGGGTTATTTCGCCCCCCAGGGTGAGGGTCGGCCCTATTGCATCATGATCCCGCCGCCGAACGTCACCGGCACCCTGCACATGGGGCATGCCTTCCAGGACACGCTGATGGATGCGCTGATCCGCTACCACCGGATGCGCGGTGACGACACCTTATGGCAGGCCGGCAGCGATCATGCGGGCATAGCCACGCAGATGGTTGTCGAACGTCAGCTCAACGCCGAGGGCAAAACCCGCCACGATCTAGGCCGCGAGGCCTTCATCGACCGCGTATGGCAGTGGAAGGGCGAATCAGGCGGCAACATCACCCGTCAGCTGCGCCGCATGGGCGCTTCTCTCGACTGGAGCCGCGAGCGCTTCACCATGGACGAAGGTCTGTCGAAGGCCGTTCAGGAGGTGTTCGTCCGACTCTATGACGAAGGCCTGATCTATCGCGGCAAGCGTCTGGTCAACTGGGATCCCGCCCTGCATACCGCGATTTCCGATCTCGAGGTGGTTTCGGAAGAGGAGCAAGGCTATCTCTGGCACTTCCGTTATCCGCTCGCCGAAGGCGACGGCCATCTGGTGGTGGCCACCACCCGTCCGGAAACCATGCTCGGCGACACGGCGGTCGCCGTCCATCCTGCCGACGCGCGCTATCAGGGCATGATCGGCCGCAGCATCCGGCTACCGCTCACCGACCGCCTGATCCCGATCATCGCGGATGAATACGTCGATCCCGAATTCGGCACCGGCTGCGTCAAGATCACCCCGGCCCACGATTTCAACGACTATGCGGTCGGCCAGCGCCACGACCTTCCGCTGATCAACATCTTCACGCCCGATGCCCGCATCAACGGCGAAGCGCCGGAAGCCTTCCAGGGGCTCGACCGCTTCGACGCGCGCAAGCGGGTGGTCGCCGCCATGAAAGCGCTGGGCTTGCTGGAAAAAGTCGACGACCACAAACTGATGGTGCCGCGCGGCGACCGCTCCGGCGAAGTGATCGAGCCGTACCTGACCGACCAATGGTACGTCAAGGCCGCACCGCTTGCGGCGCCGGCGATCCAGGCCGTGGAGGACGGGCGCATCCGCTTCATCCCGGAAAACTGGAGCAAGACCTATTTCGAATGGATGCGCAACATCGAGGACTGGTGCATCTCGCGCCAGCTCTGGTGGGGCCACCGCATCCCCGCCTGGTACGACGATGACGGTAATATCTACGTGGCGCGCTCGGAGGCCGAGGCGCGCAGCAGGCATGGTCTTGCCGACGACGTCGCACTGCGTCAGGACGGCGACGTGCTCGACACCTGGTTCTCTTCCGCACTGTGGCCCTTTTCCACCCTCGGCTGGCCGGACAAGACCCCCGAGCTCGAACGCTACTACCCCACCAGCGTGCTGGTCACCGGCTTCGATATCATCTTTTTCTGGGTCGCGCGCATGGTGATGATGGGCCTGAAGTTCATGGGTGACGTGCCCTTTCACGAGGTCTACGTACACGGCCTGGTACGCGATGCCGAGGGCCGCAAGATGTCCAAGTCCAAAGGCAACGTGCTCGACCCTCTGGATCTGATCGACGGCATCAGCCTCGACGCGTTGCTCGACAAGCGCACCCGCGGACTGATGCAGCCGCGCATGGCCGAACGCATCGACGCCGCCACGCGCAAGGAGTTTCCGGACGGCATCCCGGCCTTCGGCACCGATGCGCTGCGCTTTACCTTCGCCGCGCTCGCGACCACCGGCCGCGATATCCGTTTCGACCTCGGGCGCATCGAGGGCAATCGCAATTTCTGCAACAAGCTCTGGAATGCGGCGCGCTACGTGCTGATGAATACCGAAGACCGCGATACCGGCCTGGGCGACGGTCCCGTCGAGCTGTCGCTCGCCGACCGCTGGGTGACCTCGCGCCTGCAGCGCCTCGAACAGGAAGCCGCGGAGCACATTGGCGCCTACCGCTTCGACCTGCTGGCGCGGGCACTCTACGACTTTACCTGGCATACCTACTGCGACTGGTATCTCGAACTCGCCAAGACCGTGCTCACGGACGAACAGGCGAGCGAGGCACTTCAACGCGGCACCCGCCGCACCCTGGTGCGCGCGCTCGAAGCCGTACTGTGTCTGCTCCACCCCATCATGCCCTATATCACCGAGGAGATATGGCAACAGATCGCGCCGTTGGCCGGCGAACGGGGCGCAACCATCCTGCTTCGCCCTTATCCGGCAGGCGATGCCGCCCAGATCGACGAAGCGGCGGAAAACGAAATGGCCTGGGTGCAGCAGTTCATCCTCGCCATTCGTCGCATCCGCGCGGAAATGGACATCGCGCCAGGCAAGCAGGTGCCGCTGATGGTCCAGGGATACGACGCCGGAGAACGCGAGCGTTATGCGGCGCATCGCGGCTTCATCGACGCGCTCGCGCGACTCTCCGAGGTACGCTGGCTGGGCAATGATGAAACCGCCCCGGAGGCGGCCACGGCCCTGCTCGGCGAAACTCGACTGCTGATCCCACTTGCCGGCCTGATCGACAAGGAAGCCGAACTGAGCCGTCTCGACAAGGAAATCGCCAAGCTCGAAAACGGTCTGTCACAGGCTCGCGGCAAGCTTGCCAACGAGAATTTCGTGGCGCGCGCGCCGGTGTCGGTGGTTGAACAGGAACGCGGTCGCGTACGCGACATGGAAACGGCCATCGCCCAGTTGCGCGAACAGGCCGCGCGCATCCAGGCACTGTGATCATCGACGCACGGCCGGAGGTGGAACGATGAGCAAGCTGCCGGATCAGCATGAACAGATCATCCAGACCCATGCCGCCCTCATCGTCAACGTGGTGCGCGCCGCACAAAACCCGGCGTTGCGACCGCCGCTGGAGGACGTCCTACGGGTCAGCGTCGAGAACGGCTGGGGCGATCTGGTCAGGGTGATCCGCAAGATCCTTGATGGTTCGCGCGATCTCGGCCTGCTTGCCGGTCTCGATGAGGAGGACGGCGTCATTGCGGAAGCCATACTGCGTGGCCTGCAAAATCCCACCACGTTGCCCGATCCCAACGTCAAGCCCGACCCTATACTGGCCGCGCCGGGACTTGCCGCCATGATTCATGCCTGCAGGCGCGGCGACGTGCAAGCCCTTCAGCTGCTCTCCGGCATGGCCGAACAGATGACGCGCGTCGGCGGCGACATGGGGCGCATGGGCGGCATCATCCGTCGCCTGGTCGACGGCGAACGCGATCCGGAGATGCTTTCCAAGGGCATGACCGCCCAGGGCGAATCGCTGTTGTTGGCCGTACTCGACGAGCTTGGCAAGCTCGACGCCCATTGACCCAGCGGAAAATCCGGTCTGCGACGAACTGCCGCTCAGCCGTAACGCGCCAACGTCAGCCCTTCGCTGTCGATGTCCGGCTCACGCCCGGACATGATATCCGCGAGCAGGCGCGCCGAACCGCAGCTCAGGGTCCAACCCAGCGTGCCGTGACCGTTGTTCAGGAACAGATTGCCGTAGCCCGTCGGCCCGACGACCGGCGGACCGTCCGGCGTCATCGGGCGCAGGCCGCACCAATATTCCGCCCGTGAAAGATCCGCCGCATCGGGGAACCAGTCGCGCGCGACACGCTCGATCACGCCGTAACGCGCCTCGGACAGCGACAGATCGTAGCCCGCCAGCTCGGCGATGCCGGCCACGCGCAGCCGATCGCCCAAACGGGTAATGGCGACCTTGCGCGCTTCGTCGATCATGGTCGAGACGGGGGCAGCCTCGGACGTCACGATGGGCGCGGTCAGCGAGTAACCCTTGACCGGGAACACCGGCAGCCGAATACCGAGCGGCGCGAGCAGGCTCGGCGCATAGCTGCCGGCAGCGATGACATAGGCATCCGCGGATAGCGGCCCATGATCCGTGTCCACGCGCTCGATACTGTCGCCGGAGGCGTGTGCCGCCTGCACGCCAACACCGTAGCGGAACT harbors:
- the lptG gene encoding LPS export ABC transporter permease LptG, with amino-acid sequence MKRINAYLMRTVIGGSLVALLLLTLLDWVFAFLAEIDSVGRGHYGLAQAMLFTLYTEPQRMYTLFPTAVLIGSLLSLGNLAAHSELIAIRALGVSVAGVVRSALMAGLLMIVVALPFGEWVAPDAARTGQDLKVSAESGQQVVREGSNIWARDGDRYIHIDHALPGRRLEGVSIYTISPVGQMRLALHAASASYKDGAWLLQEVQRSEFEDMQRIVVDRLSQLRIPALISPRLFDLLDARPAEMTLPALARYVGYLKHNHLDAARYELSFWQRFTTPLSALVMLMLAIPFVFGSQRSGGAGQRLFIGIVVGVGFYFLNRLSNQVGLVFGLAPLLSAMLPLGLFLFISLFALRRLR
- the lptF gene encoding LPS export ABC transporter permease LptF; this translates as MRILARYLAIEVLLSLLAVGFVLGLVIVGSTFVRLLGLSASGALPVELLASLVAVESLKAMMLLLPVALFLAIMLTLGRLYRDSEMTAMQAAGVSPRRLYGGLMLLGLPMALMSLYLMLVAYPWASQKSVVIQREGQQRMDFAAVESGRFMALDGGRIVAFVASLGDRGKRLQDIFVHAVDEGSPIVLSARTGMLEIDRGKGLRVLKLEQGTRYDGKAGVADYRILRFERYQAAMPLAAVSENGAPRRISMSTLSLWRQGGAADLAELEWRLAIPLSALILILLAVPMSHVRPRQGRYGQLVFGMLLYVVYANLILIAKSWMEKGIVPISIGMWWPHLLMLLLAALLWWRQAGWRLPFASRRLS
- a CDS encoding leucyl aminopeptidase, producing MEFSPATLAVQETKTPCLVLGIFKGSSRPSGLIKQIDDATGGWLQKQLKRGDFGGAKGQTQYLYDPPGLLAERLLLVGCGDSAEFGERAYLEACQTAAKTLNEGGAKQAVSCLPALKVGRRDLAWKIQQAAYNTGIALYTFDEFKSKAEKTKAPLRRLDLWIGADEDTALAAASIRVGEALIAGVTLARDLANRPGNVCTPTHLAKQAKALKKQHARMSLEVLEEADMEKLGMGAFLSVSRGSEEPGKLIVLHYQGGEKNARPLVLVGKGITFDTGGISLKPGAQMDEMKYDMGGAASVLGTLDACARLELPLNVVGIIAAAENMPDGRASKPGDIVKTLSGQTVEILNTDAEGRLVLCDALSYAERFDPDSVVDMATLTGACIIALGHQVSAVLGNHPPLIQELIQAGQTSFDRAWELPLLDEYQEQLKSNFADMANIGGRAAGTITAASFLSRFAKAYHWAHLDIAGTAWISGDKKGATGRPVGLLLQWLLDRAAGGR
- a CDS encoding DNA polymerase III subunit chi; this translates as MTRVDFYLLPTHEASARLRFVCKLAGKAVASGKRLHILAASADECHALDLMLWTQEDTSFLPHALTHAADADYPITLGHTSESLADGVALVNLSDAMPARFTQFEQVAEIVDEDPARKARARAHYRLYREQGCELQHHPLGQAT
- a CDS encoding valine--tRNA ligase; translated protein: MDKSYDPHAIEQRWYAHWEAQGYFAPQGEGRPYCIMIPPPNVTGTLHMGHAFQDTLMDALIRYHRMRGDDTLWQAGSDHAGIATQMVVERQLNAEGKTRHDLGREAFIDRVWQWKGESGGNITRQLRRMGASLDWSRERFTMDEGLSKAVQEVFVRLYDEGLIYRGKRLVNWDPALHTAISDLEVVSEEEQGYLWHFRYPLAEGDGHLVVATTRPETMLGDTAVAVHPADARYQGMIGRSIRLPLTDRLIPIIADEYVDPEFGTGCVKITPAHDFNDYAVGQRHDLPLINIFTPDARINGEAPEAFQGLDRFDARKRVVAAMKALGLLEKVDDHKLMVPRGDRSGEVIEPYLTDQWYVKAAPLAAPAIQAVEDGRIRFIPENWSKTYFEWMRNIEDWCISRQLWWGHRIPAWYDDDGNIYVARSEAEARSRHGLADDVALRQDGDVLDTWFSSALWPFSTLGWPDKTPELERYYPTSVLVTGFDIIFFWVARMVMMGLKFMGDVPFHEVYVHGLVRDAEGRKMSKSKGNVLDPLDLIDGISLDALLDKRTRGLMQPRMAERIDAATRKEFPDGIPAFGTDALRFTFAALATTGRDIRFDLGRIEGNRNFCNKLWNAARYVLMNTEDRDTGLGDGPVELSLADRWVTSRLQRLEQEAAEHIGAYRFDLLARALYDFTWHTYCDWYLELAKTVLTDEQASEALQRGTRRTLVRALEAVLCLLHPIMPYITEEIWQQIAPLAGERGATILLRPYPAGDAAQIDEAAENEMAWVQQFILAIRRIRAEMDIAPGKQVPLMVQGYDAGERERYAAHRGFIDALARLSEVRWLGNDETAPEAATALLGETRLLIPLAGLIDKEAELSRLDKEIAKLENGLSQARGKLANENFVARAPVSVVEQERGRVRDMETAIAQLREQAARIQAL